One Ailuropoda melanoleuca isolate Jingjing chromosome 14, ASM200744v2, whole genome shotgun sequence DNA segment encodes these proteins:
- the GSTZ1 gene encoding maleylacetoacetate isomerase isoform X2, whose protein sequence is MQAGKPILYSYFRSSCSWRVRIAEDPERKSGPWSHSRCCQTTEEAYALLGIALALKSIDFETVPINLIKDGGQQFSEEFQALNPMKQVPALKIDGITIAQSLAIIEYLEETRPTPRLLPQDPKKRAQVRMISDIITSGIQPLQNLSVLKQVGQENQLTWAQKAIRPGFNALEQVLWSTAGKYCVGDEVSMADLCLVPQVANAERFKVDLTPYPTISRINKTLMALEAFQVSHPCRQPDTPPELRA, encoded by the exons ATGCAAGCGGGGAAG CCCATCCTCTATTCCTATTTCCGGAGCTCCTGCTCGTGGAGAGTTCGAATTG CGGAGGACCCAGAGAGGAAATCTGGTCCCTGGAGTCACAGCAGATGCTGTCAGACCACCGAAGAGGCCTATGCCCTGCTTGGAATCG CTCTGGCCTTGAAAAGCATCGACTTTGAGACTGTACCTATCAACCTCATAAAGGATGGGGGACAGCAG TTCTCTGAAGAATTCCAGGCACTGAATCCCATGAAGCAGGTGCCCGCCCTGAAGATCGACGGAATCACCATTGCCCAGTCG CTGGCCATCATTGAGTACCTGGAGGAAACTCGGCCCACTCCACGCCTCCTGCCGCAGGACCCGAAGAAGAGGGCCCAGGTGCGCATGATTTCCGACATCATCACCAGCGGCATCCAGCCCTTGCAG AACCTGTCTGTCCTGAAGCAAGTGGGACAGGAGAACCAGCTGACCTGGGCCCAGAAGGCCATCCGTCCTGGCTTTAACG CTCTGGAGCAGGTCCTGTGGAGCACAGCAGGGAAGTACTGTGTGGGAGACGAG GTGTCCATGGCTGATCTCTGCTTAGTGCCTCAGGTGGCAAACGCTGAAAG GTTCAAGGTGGATCTCACTCCCTACCCTACCATCAGCCGCATCAACAAGACGCTAATGGCCTTGGAGGCTTTCCAAGTGTCTCACCCCTGCCGGCAGCCAGACACACCCCCTGAGCTGAGGGCCTAG
- the GSTZ1 gene encoding maleylacetoacetate isomerase isoform X5, translated as MQAGKPILYSYFRSSCSWRVRIALALKSIDFETVPINLIKDGGQQFSEEFQALNPMKQVPALKIDGITIAQSLAIIEYLEETRPTPRLLPQDPKKRAQVRMISDIITSGIQPLQNLSVLKQVGQENQLTWAQKAIRPGFNALEQVLWSTAGKYCVGDEVSMADLCLVPQVANAERFKVDLTPYPTISRINKTLMALEAFQVSHPCRQPDTPPELRA; from the exons ATGCAAGCGGGGAAG CCCATCCTCTATTCCTATTTCCGGAGCTCCTGCTCGTGGAGAGTTCGAATTG CTCTGGCCTTGAAAAGCATCGACTTTGAGACTGTACCTATCAACCTCATAAAGGATGGGGGACAGCAG TTCTCTGAAGAATTCCAGGCACTGAATCCCATGAAGCAGGTGCCCGCCCTGAAGATCGACGGAATCACCATTGCCCAGTCG CTGGCCATCATTGAGTACCTGGAGGAAACTCGGCCCACTCCACGCCTCCTGCCGCAGGACCCGAAGAAGAGGGCCCAGGTGCGCATGATTTCCGACATCATCACCAGCGGCATCCAGCCCTTGCAG AACCTGTCTGTCCTGAAGCAAGTGGGACAGGAGAACCAGCTGACCTGGGCCCAGAAGGCCATCCGTCCTGGCTTTAACG CTCTGGAGCAGGTCCTGTGGAGCACAGCAGGGAAGTACTGTGTGGGAGACGAG GTGTCCATGGCTGATCTCTGCTTAGTGCCTCAGGTGGCAAACGCTGAAAG GTTCAAGGTGGATCTCACTCCCTACCCTACCATCAGCCGCATCAACAAGACGCTAATGGCCTTGGAGGCTTTCCAAGTGTCTCACCCCTGCCGGCAGCCAGACACACCCCCTGAGCTGAGGGCCTAG
- the GSTZ1 gene encoding maleylacetoacetate isomerase isoform X3: MTESGKPILYSYFRSSCSWRVRIAEDPERKSGPWSHSRCCQTTEEAYALLGIALALKSIDFETVPINLIKDGGQQFSEEFQALNPMKQVPALKIDGITIAQSLAIIEYLEETRPTPRLLPQDPKKRAQNLSVLKQVGQENQLTWAQKAIRPGFNALEQVLWSTAGKYCVGDEVSMADLCLVPQVANAERFKVDLTPYPTISRINKTLMALEAFQVSHPCRQPDTPPELRA; encoded by the exons ATGACTGAGTCTGGCAAG CCCATCCTCTATTCCTATTTCCGGAGCTCCTGCTCGTGGAGAGTTCGAATTG CGGAGGACCCAGAGAGGAAATCTGGTCCCTGGAGTCACAGCAGATGCTGTCAGACCACCGAAGAGGCCTATGCCCTGCTTGGAATCG CTCTGGCCTTGAAAAGCATCGACTTTGAGACTGTACCTATCAACCTCATAAAGGATGGGGGACAGCAG TTCTCTGAAGAATTCCAGGCACTGAATCCCATGAAGCAGGTGCCCGCCCTGAAGATCGACGGAATCACCATTGCCCAGTCG CTGGCCATCATTGAGTACCTGGAGGAAACTCGGCCCACTCCACGCCTCCTGCCGCAGGACCCGAAGAAGAGGGCCCAG AACCTGTCTGTCCTGAAGCAAGTGGGACAGGAGAACCAGCTGACCTGGGCCCAGAAGGCCATCCGTCCTGGCTTTAACG CTCTGGAGCAGGTCCTGTGGAGCACAGCAGGGAAGTACTGTGTGGGAGACGAG GTGTCCATGGCTGATCTCTGCTTAGTGCCTCAGGTGGCAAACGCTGAAAG GTTCAAGGTGGATCTCACTCCCTACCCTACCATCAGCCGCATCAACAAGACGCTAATGGCCTTGGAGGCTTTCCAAGTGTCTCACCCCTGCCGGCAGCCAGACACACCCCCTGAGCTGAGGGCCTAG
- the GSTZ1 gene encoding maleylacetoacetate isomerase isoform X4, which produces MTESGKPILYSYFRSSCSWRVRIALALKSIDFETVPINLIKDGGQQFSEEFQALNPMKQVPALKIDGITIAQSLAIIEYLEETRPTPRLLPQDPKKRAQVRMISDIITSGIQPLQNLSVLKQVGQENQLTWAQKAIRPGFNALEQVLWSTAGKYCVGDEVSMADLCLVPQVANAERFKVDLTPYPTISRINKTLMALEAFQVSHPCRQPDTPPELRA; this is translated from the exons ATGACTGAGTCTGGCAAG CCCATCCTCTATTCCTATTTCCGGAGCTCCTGCTCGTGGAGAGTTCGAATTG CTCTGGCCTTGAAAAGCATCGACTTTGAGACTGTACCTATCAACCTCATAAAGGATGGGGGACAGCAG TTCTCTGAAGAATTCCAGGCACTGAATCCCATGAAGCAGGTGCCCGCCCTGAAGATCGACGGAATCACCATTGCCCAGTCG CTGGCCATCATTGAGTACCTGGAGGAAACTCGGCCCACTCCACGCCTCCTGCCGCAGGACCCGAAGAAGAGGGCCCAGGTGCGCATGATTTCCGACATCATCACCAGCGGCATCCAGCCCTTGCAG AACCTGTCTGTCCTGAAGCAAGTGGGACAGGAGAACCAGCTGACCTGGGCCCAGAAGGCCATCCGTCCTGGCTTTAACG CTCTGGAGCAGGTCCTGTGGAGCACAGCAGGGAAGTACTGTGTGGGAGACGAG GTGTCCATGGCTGATCTCTGCTTAGTGCCTCAGGTGGCAAACGCTGAAAG GTTCAAGGTGGATCTCACTCCCTACCCTACCATCAGCCGCATCAACAAGACGCTAATGGCCTTGGAGGCTTTCCAAGTGTCTCACCCCTGCCGGCAGCCAGACACACCCCCTGAGCTGAGGGCCTAG
- the GSTZ1 gene encoding maleylacetoacetate isomerase isoform X1, with amino-acid sequence MTESGKPILYSYFRSSCSWRVRIAEDPERKSGPWSHSRCCQTTEEAYALLGIALALKSIDFETVPINLIKDGGQQFSEEFQALNPMKQVPALKIDGITIAQSLAIIEYLEETRPTPRLLPQDPKKRAQVRMISDIITSGIQPLQNLSVLKQVGQENQLTWAQKAIRPGFNALEQVLWSTAGKYCVGDEVSMADLCLVPQVANAERFKVDLTPYPTISRINKTLMALEAFQVSHPCRQPDTPPELRA; translated from the exons ATGACTGAGTCTGGCAAG CCCATCCTCTATTCCTATTTCCGGAGCTCCTGCTCGTGGAGAGTTCGAATTG CGGAGGACCCAGAGAGGAAATCTGGTCCCTGGAGTCACAGCAGATGCTGTCAGACCACCGAAGAGGCCTATGCCCTGCTTGGAATCG CTCTGGCCTTGAAAAGCATCGACTTTGAGACTGTACCTATCAACCTCATAAAGGATGGGGGACAGCAG TTCTCTGAAGAATTCCAGGCACTGAATCCCATGAAGCAGGTGCCCGCCCTGAAGATCGACGGAATCACCATTGCCCAGTCG CTGGCCATCATTGAGTACCTGGAGGAAACTCGGCCCACTCCACGCCTCCTGCCGCAGGACCCGAAGAAGAGGGCCCAGGTGCGCATGATTTCCGACATCATCACCAGCGGCATCCAGCCCTTGCAG AACCTGTCTGTCCTGAAGCAAGTGGGACAGGAGAACCAGCTGACCTGGGCCCAGAAGGCCATCCGTCCTGGCTTTAACG CTCTGGAGCAGGTCCTGTGGAGCACAGCAGGGAAGTACTGTGTGGGAGACGAG GTGTCCATGGCTGATCTCTGCTTAGTGCCTCAGGTGGCAAACGCTGAAAG GTTCAAGGTGGATCTCACTCCCTACCCTACCATCAGCCGCATCAACAAGACGCTAATGGCCTTGGAGGCTTTCCAAGTGTCTCACCCCTGCCGGCAGCCAGACACACCCCCTGAGCTGAGGGCCTAG
- the GSTZ1 gene encoding maleylacetoacetate isomerase isoform X6, which produces MGDSRALSPQFSEEFQALNPMKQVPALKIDGITIAQSLAIIEYLEETRPTPRLLPQDPKKRAQVRMISDIITSGIQPLQNLSVLKQVGQENQLTWAQKAIRPGFNALEQVLWSTAGKYCVGDEVSMADLCLVPQVANAERFKVDLTPYPTISRINKTLMALEAFQVSHPCRQPDTPPELRA; this is translated from the exons ATGGGGGACAGCAG GGCCTTGTCTCCACAGTTCTCTGAAGAATTCCAGGCACTGAATCCCATGAAGCAGGTGCCCGCCCTGAAGATCGACGGAATCACCATTGCCCAGTCG CTGGCCATCATTGAGTACCTGGAGGAAACTCGGCCCACTCCACGCCTCCTGCCGCAGGACCCGAAGAAGAGGGCCCAGGTGCGCATGATTTCCGACATCATCACCAGCGGCATCCAGCCCTTGCAG AACCTGTCTGTCCTGAAGCAAGTGGGACAGGAGAACCAGCTGACCTGGGCCCAGAAGGCCATCCGTCCTGGCTTTAACG CTCTGGAGCAGGTCCTGTGGAGCACAGCAGGGAAGTACTGTGTGGGAGACGAG GTGTCCATGGCTGATCTCTGCTTAGTGCCTCAGGTGGCAAACGCTGAAAG GTTCAAGGTGGATCTCACTCCCTACCCTACCATCAGCCGCATCAACAAGACGCTAATGGCCTTGGAGGCTTTCCAAGTGTCTCACCCCTGCCGGCAGCCAGACACACCCCCTGAGCTGAGGGCCTAG
- the GSTZ1 gene encoding maleylacetoacetate isomerase isoform X7, with protein sequence MKQVPALKIDGITIAQSLAIIEYLEETRPTPRLLPQDPKKRAQVRMISDIITSGIQPLQNLSVLKQVGQENQLTWAQKAIRPGFNALEQVLWSTAGKYCVGDEVSMADLCLVPQVANAERFKVDLTPYPTISRINKTLMALEAFQVSHPCRQPDTPPELRA encoded by the exons ATGAAGCAGGTGCCCGCCCTGAAGATCGACGGAATCACCATTGCCCAGTCG CTGGCCATCATTGAGTACCTGGAGGAAACTCGGCCCACTCCACGCCTCCTGCCGCAGGACCCGAAGAAGAGGGCCCAGGTGCGCATGATTTCCGACATCATCACCAGCGGCATCCAGCCCTTGCAG AACCTGTCTGTCCTGAAGCAAGTGGGACAGGAGAACCAGCTGACCTGGGCCCAGAAGGCCATCCGTCCTGGCTTTAACG CTCTGGAGCAGGTCCTGTGGAGCACAGCAGGGAAGTACTGTGTGGGAGACGAG GTGTCCATGGCTGATCTCTGCTTAGTGCCTCAGGTGGCAAACGCTGAAAG GTTCAAGGTGGATCTCACTCCCTACCCTACCATCAGCCGCATCAACAAGACGCTAATGGCCTTGGAGGCTTTCCAAGTGTCTCACCCCTGCCGGCAGCCAGACACACCCCCTGAGCTGAGGGCCTAG